The following proteins are encoded in a genomic region of Nitrospirota bacterium:
- a CDS encoding sodium-translocating pyrophosphatase, with translation MSIILFALICGAVGVAYALITAGWVSKQDPGSERMQEISNAVKEGAYAFLAREYKTVAMVAVVLIGILAYFLGRWTAIGFVIGTVGSALAGFVGMWVTVRANVRTTQAASKGLQNALTLSFKGGSVTGIMVVGLGIIGLAGYFAIAKQMAGEQAFHALVGLGFGCSLMSVFARIAGGIYTKAADVGADLVGKVEAGIPEDDPRNPAVIADNVGDNVGDCAGMAADLYETYTVTLVAAMLLAKSVFGAESPWVMFPLLLGGVSIIASIIGTFFVKLGKSQYIMGALYKGLAASGVLAAIAFYFVAVKFLQIPDVLNYKLMEGGVEVVKTWDISAMSIFLTAFVGLALTGLIVWITEYYTAKEYRPVKTIAKASLTGHGTNVIAGLAMSMEATALPAIVIVTAILTAFSLGGGFAGNVGVGLFAIALSAVSMLSMTGIVVAIDSYGPITDNAGGIAEMAELPSSVRDITDPLDAVGNTTKAVTKGYAIGSAALAALVLFAEYARELSKKMSGVTFDLSDPYIIAGLFIGGLIPYYYGGRLMLAVGKAAGGVVDEVRRQFREIPGIMEYKAKPQYGKCVDIVTKSAIKEMMLPALLPVVVPVIVAFGFGAMAPGAGAKALGGVLIGSILTGLFQAIAMTSGGGAWDNAKKSFEDGVTDDKGVVHKKKSEAHKASVTGDTVGDPYKDTAGPAINPMIKVINIVALLIVPLL, from the coding sequence ATGAGTATTATTCTATTTGCTTTAATCTGTGGTGCAGTGGGTGTTGCATATGCACTCATCACCGCAGGTTGGGTATCCAAGCAGGACCCAGGTAGTGAGCGCATGCAAGAGATTTCCAATGCGGTGAAGGAAGGCGCATATGCGTTTCTTGCGAGAGAGTACAAGACCGTAGCAATGGTTGCAGTAGTCCTTATTGGGATTCTCGCATACTTCCTTGGGCGTTGGACAGCGATTGGCTTCGTGATAGGTACGGTTGGCTCTGCCCTTGCCGGTTTTGTCGGCATGTGGGTTACGGTTCGCGCCAATGTCCGCACAACTCAGGCCGCGTCCAAGGGGCTTCAGAACGCCCTCACCCTTTCCTTTAAAGGCGGCTCTGTGACAGGCATAATGGTTGTCGGTCTGGGCATCATCGGATTGGCAGGGTACTTCGCAATTGCCAAGCAGATGGCTGGAGAGCAGGCATTCCACGCATTGGTGGGACTCGGCTTTGGTTGCTCGCTTATGAGCGTGTTTGCCCGAATAGCAGGAGGCATTTACACGAAGGCGGCTGATGTCGGTGCAGACTTAGTTGGAAAGGTAGAGGCAGGAATACCTGAGGATGACCCGCGGAATCCTGCTGTTATAGCAGACAATGTTGGAGATAATGTTGGAGACTGTGCAGGTATGGCAGCAGACCTTTATGAGACATATACTGTTACATTAGTTGCCGCAATGCTCCTTGCAAAGTCCGTGTTTGGCGCGGAGAGCCCATGGGTCATGTTCCCGCTTTTGTTAGGCGGCGTCTCCATAATTGCCTCTATTATAGGCACTTTCTTTGTGAAGCTCGGGAAGAGCCAGTACATAATGGGCGCCCTTTATAAGGGGCTTGCGGCCTCTGGGGTGCTTGCTGCAATAGCCTTCTATTTTGTCGCAGTCAAATTCCTTCAGATCCCCGATGTATTGAATTATAAGTTGATGGAAGGCGGTGTTGAAGTAGTGAAAACATGGGACATCAGCGCCATGTCCATCTTCCTTACCGCCTTTGTAGGACTTGCCCTAACCGGTCTCATCGTCTGGATTACGGAGTATTATACTGCCAAGGAATATAGGCCGGTAAAGACTATTGCCAAGGCCAGTCTTACCGGTCACGGCACGAATGTTATTGCCGGGCTTGCCATGAGCATGGAGGCAACAGCACTTCCTGCCATTGTTATCGTTACGGCGATTTTGACAGCGTTTTCTCTTGGCGGAGGTTTTGCCGGTAATGTAGGAGTCGGTCTCTTCGCAATAGCCCTTTCGGCTGTATCTATGCTTTCCATGACCGGTATCGTTGTAGCCATTGACTCATATGGACCTATCACGGACAACGCAGGCGGTATTGCCGAAATGGCGGAACTTCCATCTTCGGTCAGGGATATCACGGACCCCCTCGATGCAGTCGGAAACACAACAAAGGCAGTTACCAAAGGCTATGCCATCGGTTCAGCGGCTCTTGCCGCCCTCGTGCTCTTTGCCGAGTATGCGCGCGAGCTCTCTAAGAAGATGAGCGGTGTTACATTTGACCTCTCTGACCCTTATATCATCGCAGGTCTCTTTATCGGCGGACTGATTCCTTACTACTATGGCGGCAGACTGATGCTCGCAGTCGGTAAAGCAGCAGGCGGTGTTGTCGATGAGGTCAGAAGGCAGTTCCGAGAGATTCCAGGCATCATGGAATACAAGGCAAAACCGCAGTATGGCAAGTGCGTTGACATCGTCACAAAGTCCGCAATCAAGGAGATGATGCTACCTGCGCTTCTGCCTGTGGTTGTTCCTGTAATCGTTGCTTTTGGTTTCGGGGCTATGGCTCCAGGAGCAGGTGCCAAGGCACTGGGCGGAGTGCTGATAGGCTCGATACTCACAGGTCTTTTCCAAGCTATTGCCATGACATCAGGCGGTGGTGCATGGGATAATGCCAAGAAATCCTTTGAAGATGGCGTTACCGACGATAAAGGCGTTGTTCATAAGAAAAAGAGCGAAGCTCACAAAGCCTCTGTCACAGGCGACACGGTTGGCGACCCATATAAGGACACAGCAGGGCCTGCTATCAACCCCATGATTAAGGTCATAAACATAGTTGCCCTTCTGATTGTTCCACTGCTATAG
- the qmoC gene encoding quinone-interacting membrane-bound oxidoreductase complex subunit QmoC, translating to MAEIIKPDLKFINEVIAGGGESLKKCFQCATCTVLCNVTPEEKPFPRKEMLHAQWGLKDKLFRNPDIWLCHQCSDCTAYCPRGAKPGEVLGAVRKLSLQHYSAPKFLAKAVGDPKYLILLLALPLLIFLGYLGLKGKLNFDNVPLDPEKGIAFSNLIPTTFFIDPVFILAAIFAAVVFVTGIRRYWKDMAQGGKVSGNIPASIFDIVKEILAHKRFGKCDVVKGRQLSHLFVFYSFVGLAITTTIALVYLYGHEFFGIEGVPGILSFGTSPYPLTDPMKIIGNISAIALLVGIFLVIVNRFKNSEKAGVGSYYDWLFITVVFAIVVSGILSEVFRLAGVASLAYPIYITHLTAVFFLFAYSPFSKMAHMVYRTTAMVFAKVSGREK from the coding sequence ATGGCAGAGATAATAAAGCCTGATTTAAAGTTTATTAATGAAGTGATTGCAGGAGGTGGCGAATCCCTTAAGAAGTGCTTCCAGTGTGCCACATGCACGGTGCTCTGCAATGTCACGCCCGAGGAAAAGCCTTTTCCGAGAAAGGAGATGCTGCATGCCCAGTGGGGTCTTAAGGATAAGCTCTTTAGAAACCCCGATATATGGCTATGTCATCAGTGTAGCGACTGCACTGCATATTGCCCTCGTGGTGCAAAGCCCGGAGAGGTTCTGGGTGCAGTAAGAAAACTTAGTCTTCAGCATTATTCGGCCCCTAAGTTTTTAGCAAAGGCAGTGGGAGACCCAAAGTATCTCATACTGCTACTGGCACTACCACTTTTGATATTCCTTGGGTATCTTGGGCTGAAAGGAAAACTTAACTTTGACAATGTCCCATTGGACCCTGAAAAGGGTATTGCATTTTCAAACCTGATTCCGACAACCTTCTTTATAGACCCTGTGTTCATTTTGGCTGCTATCTTTGCGGCTGTGGTGTTTGTAACAGGTATCAGAAGGTACTGGAAGGACATGGCGCAAGGGGGGAAGGTAAGTGGAAATATTCCTGCCTCAATCTTTGATATAGTCAAAGAAATCCTTGCCCATAAAAGGTTTGGGAAGTGCGATGTTGTAAAGGGCAGGCAACTCTCCCATCTTTTTGTCTTTTATAGCTTTGTTGGGCTTGCCATTACAACTACCATAGCCCTTGTTTATCTTTACGGACACGAGTTCTTCGGCATCGAGGGAGTGCCGGGCATTCTTAGTTTTGGAACATCTCCCTATCCGCTTACAGACCCCATGAAGATAATCGGCAATATAAGTGCGATTGCCCTTCTCGTAGGAATATTCCTTGTTATTGTCAACAGGTTTAAGAACAGTGAGAAGGCAGGTGTTGGAAGCTACTATGACTGGCTGTTCATTACTGTTGTATTTGCAATTGTGGTAAGCGGTATACTCTCGGAGGTATTTAGGCTGGCAGGGGTTGCGTCCTTAGCATACCCAATATACATTACGCACCTTACGGCAGTATTTTTCCTTTTTGCATATTCTCCGTTTTCAAAGATGGCTCATATGGTCTACAGGACAACTGCAATGGTATTTGCAAAGGTTTCAGGAAGGGAAAAATGA
- a CDS encoding CBS domain-containing protein codes for MKIKDLIKNKGFEVIAVDGDTTVADAIAKMVDRNIGALLVVEKGSPAGMFTERDVLKCWHTKGDFRNTPIRDVMTKDLLIAELDNDVSYAMSIMIQKKVRHLPVMDRGKVVSVLSIRDVVKAQVSNLQEEVHYLKDYITDKYPG; via the coding sequence ATGAAGATAAAAGATCTTATAAAAAACAAAGGATTCGAGGTTATAGCAGTTGATGGAGACACAACGGTTGCAGATGCAATTGCAAAGATGGTTGACAGAAACATAGGTGCCCTTCTTGTGGTGGAAAAAGGCAGTCCAGCAGGCATGTTCACAGAAAGGGATGTGCTTAAGTGCTGGCATACAAAGGGAGATTTTAGGAATACTCCCATAAGGGATGTGATGACAAAGGACCTACTTATAGCAGAGCTTGACAACGATGTCTCTTATGCCATGTCAATAATGATACAGAAGAAGGTGAGGCATCTGCCTGTCATGGACAGAGGCAAGGTTGTCAGTGTGCTTTCCATAAGGGATGTGGTAAAGGCACAGGTGAGCAACCTTCAGGAGGAGGTGCATTATCTTAAGGATTACATTACGGATAAGTATCCGGGGTGA